In Acidisarcina polymorpha, the DNA window CATTGAGCGCTGCCTCGATTCCACCGCCTACTTGCCGATCATCATGGATGCGCACAATGAGAAGAAGCAGTTTGAGGGATACCTCGAAATGCTCATGGAGCGCCGCGTAGAAGGCTTGATCGTGGTTGCAAACTGGCTGTTTGAGGAAGGCGGCCTGCTGCTGAACCTGAGGCGTAACAATCTTCCGACGGTGGTCGTCGGTCGCGACCTTAGCACCGACCTCATCAGTTCGGTGGTTGTTGACAACGTCGCCGGCGGCTACACCGCGATGGAGCACCTATACTCGCTCGGCCATCGCAAGATCGCGGTCATTCGCGGACCTGAAAAACTTGGCGACAGCAACCTTCGCTGGCAAGGCATCCAGCAGTTTGCCGCCGAACACAATTACCAACTTGACCCTCGGCGGGTGCGCCTGCTGCCGGAAGCCCTGGATCCGACGTCCGGCTTCGAAGGCGGCGTTGCAGCGACCGAAGACTTGCTCCGCTCCGCGGCCGACTTTACCGCGCTGCTCGCCTTCGATGATCTCACCGCCCTGGGAGCAATCAGGGCCTTGATCCTCAGCGGCCGCAGTGTTCCCGGCGACTGCTCGGTCATCGGCTTCGATGACGTTCCACCAGCAGCTTTTTGCACCCCCGGACTTACCACCATCCGGCAGCCCATGGAAGAGATGGGTAGGATCGCCACCGGTTGGGTGCTGCGCGCAGTCCAGGGCCCGGATACGGAGGATGCGATTCTACCGCCGATGCAGATACTCTCCCCTCAACTGCTTATCCGTGAGTCGACCTCCAGGGTGTAGTGCTTTTTTCGGAAACCTTTACCGACCTTCGCCCTCCCGCATCTTTAGCGCGCAACAAGGGAACCGCGCCGCCACAACCGCCGTATCTCTCAGCGATGGCTGCAGATTTGGTGCTGCCCTGTCGGAGAAATGCCGGGATGTTGACTTTTTTGCTATGGTGCCTGCTGTTGGTGGTTTGCTGGCCGCTCGCGCTCGTCGCAGCAATCCTTTATCCATTTGTCTGGCTTCTTCTCCTACCGTTCAGGCTGGTCGGTATTGCGGTCCACGGCGCCCTCGAACTGGTAGCCGCGATCGTCTTTCTTCCGGTTCGTGTTCTCCGCGCCATTTAGGACCTCTCAGTTCTAGTCTGTCCGGCCGAGACTTGCGAGATGTGGCTGTTTCCCGGGGGAAGAAGCCATGAATCTTCCCGACTGCATTGCATGCACGCCTCATGGGAAGCCTGCGTTAGCACGAGTTGCGGTTGGAGTAAATTTTCTGGCATGGCGAGCTACTCCGACGGACTGATGGGGTACGCGGACTTCAGGTCCGCAGGACGCAATTTTGGATGGGCGACGGCGGCTTCCGTGGTCGTTGGCGCGGCCTCCCTGTATGTCGCTGGCGGGCGTTGGCCGGGGGTGATCCGCTCCTCGGAAGATCTGATGATCGCCGGAATGCTGGGCTGCATCGCGCTGGGACTTAGCGCGGTGATGGGACTGGCCGTTGCCGGCTCCCTGATGGCCAGCCAGCGCGCGAAAACTCAATAACCGTCTCGGAAAAGGGAGTTCTGCGGCAGCATAGAGGGAACGAGCTGTTTCTCGACGCGAGGAGATTCTCGGGATGGTAGAAGTTCCCTCGGGACCGATGCCTCGGGGGAAACATGATCGTGGTGACCGCGGACCGGAACCGGCAGATATCGATCCCGAATTCGTTGGCGCACTATGGCAAATGCCTCGACGAACTACAGCAGATAGGGATCCCGGTATTGCCACCCTCACGCACGAGACGGTGGCAGAGGTTCGCTGGATGGCTGCTTCAATTTGTCGCCGTTGCCGAGGTCATCCTCATCCTGGACGGGACACCGCGTCCACTACTTCAAAACTACCACCGGTGGATGCTGGTGGCCGGCGCGCTGCCGGTCGGGCTGACGGCGTGGGCTGCTATCACGCTGCAGTCGCCGAAATACCTGACCTTGCCAAAGCGCTGAACGCCTCAGTTCGGCTTCTCCGGCTTCGGCCGGTTCGAACGTCCTTCAAAGCGATCATCCAGTGGCTGGCGGCCGCTAAATCCCGCTTCCATGGTATGCCAGTGCGTTATCTTCGACTCGCCCATCTTCCAACACAGAAGCACTACTTCCTCGTTAACCTTGCAGGGGAAATCGAGCAGACCGATATCCAGGTCCTTGACCTGAACGCCGATTGCGTCGATCTCCTCGAAGGCGTCCTTGGCCCGCTGGATGTGCGCATCCATTTCAGTGCGCTGCTGCGCCACCTTGCCGACGTCCACGTACATGCCGCCGGACAAGAAGATGCGATGGCTCAATCGCTGCAGGTTTTCACCGACCGCCTCGGCCGCCTGCTTGGCGTCAATGCCCCGCTTCAGCAGGGATTCGAGCACCGGCACCAAAGCTTGTGCTTCGTCCAACGTAAATAGCTTCATAAAACCCTGACCTTGCTTCAAGCATACGTCCGCAGACAGACCGGGCCAAATAAGGTTCTTTGACGTGATCTACGAAATTGCGCCTCGATGCATCCGCAGCCGGGGCTTTTCCGTACCAGCAGTGAATGCGGCGGCAAATCCGGCGGATCATCTTCCACCGTCATTTGTGGCAGACCCGCAAGCCATTTATCATGAGGGTCGATGCACGTTGGCGATACTATCTTTATTTTTTGTCTGGCGCTTATCATCTTTGGCCCCAAGAAGCTGCCGGAGATCGGCCGTCAAATTGGCAAACTGATGGTCGAGTTTCGTCGTGCCAGTAATGAATTCAAGATGCAGATCGAAGAAGAGCTGCGCGCATCCGACGAGGCAGAGCGGCAAAAAGAGATCACCGCGGCGACCACCATGCTGCCGAAGACTGCCACAGTCACGCCAGCGTCGCTCCTGGAGGGAGCCGCTGCAAGCCAATCGAACGGCGCCTCCTCCGCGGCGGCCCAGGATCCTGTGATTTCGCCACCCAGCACCGGCGTTCCGGTCAACCACACCTTTTCTCCGGTCGAGACAACGGCCGCTGAGTCGATTTCGGCCGAAGCTCCAGACGCTTACCCGGAGCCGGCGGACGGCTTCAACCCCGGCCTGAACACTGCCTCGAATGCCGAGCTGGCCGAAGTACCAGTGGCCAGCGTCCAGCCTGAGTTCCCGACGGAGACCTTCGAACCGGCAGCTGCCGCGACCGACCACCCGGATCCAGAGAAAGCCCAGGCGTCCGTTCATCATGGTTGATCTGGTAGAACGTGCCCGCGCTGCGCTCACCGAGCGCAAGGACCAAACCGAACTTCCAGGCATGAGCCTGATCGAGCACCTGAACGAGTTGCGCCAACGCCTGGTGCATTCGGCGGTTGCGCTCGTGATCGGTTTCTTCATTGCCTACGCTTTTCACGAGAAGATCTTTGGCATCATGCAGGCGCCCATCGTCGAGGCCCTGAAAAAGAACCACCTCGACACGCAGCTTGTGATCCACAACCCGATCGATGGCTTCAATATGTATTTGAAGATCAGCTTCACCTTTGGAGCCATCCTTGCCGCGCCCTACGTTCTCTATCAGCTGTGGCTTTTCATCTCGCCCGGCCTTTACGCGAATGAGAAAAAGTATGTGACGCCGTTCATGGTCGCCACGGTGGGGCTGTTTCTCTGTGGAGCATTTTTCGGGTACCACTACGTATTCCCCGGCTCGCTCGGCTTCCTGTTCGACTACTCCAAGCAGTTCAAGCCGCTGATCGAAATCAGCGAATACACCGACCTCTTCAATACCGTGATCCTGGGCTTGGGGATTACCTTCGAACTGCCGATCCTGGTCATGTTCCTTTCCCTCTTCGGGATCGTGAGCCCTAAGTTCCTGTGGAAGAACATCCGCTATGCGATCCTGATCATCTTCATCATCGCGGCGATCATCACTCCTACCCCGGATGTGCTGACCATGTGCGTCTTCGCGAGCCCGATGCTCGTGCTGTACCTCATCAGCATCGGAGTATCGTTCATGGTCCACCCAGCCCGCCGCCGCAAACGGGCAGCGGAAGCCTCTTAAACAATGACGACCGCGAATCCAGAGCCGCAGGATGGTCGAGCGTCCGGCCGGAAGCATGAGGCTCGAGTCCCAAGAATCGGACCCGCTGAGATACTCCCTTCGGGCCTCGCCTGCTCAATACTGGCGACACTCCTCATCGCCCTCACTACCCTTGCAACTGCTCAGGCAAGCCACTTCAATGGTGCGCGGGCCCTCGAATACGCGCGTGAACTGGTCGCCTTCGGGCCCCGTTACAACGCCAGTGAAGGCCTGGTCAAAGCACAGGCATGGCTGCGGAAACAATTCGCGAAAGACGATCTGGTCGAAGACACCTTCGTCGTCGACACTCCGGCAGGCCCCCAGCAGCTGCATAACTTTGTTGTAAGATTTCCCGGTAAGAAAGACGGCGTGATCGTCCTCGCGACCCACTACGAGACCAATTACTGGCTGAAAGACACGAGCTTTGTCGGTGCGAACGACGGTGCATCGACGACCGGCCTGCTCATCGAAATGGCCAGCCATCTGCGAGCGACGGGCGGCAAGCCACTCGACGGTTACAGTGTGTGGCTCGTCTTCTTCGACGGCGAAGAAGCCGTAAAGAGCTGGTCCAGCTCTGATTCTCTCTATGGCAGCCGCCATCTCGCCGCCAAATGGCAAAATGACGGCACTCTTAAGAAGATCAAGGCCTTCCTGCTCACCGACATGATCGGCGATAAGGATTTGGACATCGCTCGCGATGGCAACTCCACTCCATGGCTGGAGGACCTTGTCGGCAAGGCCGCCGCCCGCCAAGGCGATCAGCGCTACTTCTTCCATCACAACACGGCCGAAGATGATGACCACATCCCCTTCGCTCAGCGCGGCGTTCCGGTCGCCGACATCATCGACGACGACTACGGGCCGCATGACGCCGGCCACCCTGACGGCTATCACCACACCCCCCAGGACACCCTCGACATGATCAGCGCCAAAAGCTTAACCATCGATGGCGATGTCCTGCTCGATGCCCTCCGCGCCCTGAATCAACGCTAAGAGCAGGTTCAAGGGGCGCAATGCGGGCCTCAGCTTCGCGAAGCTAACCAGGGCCTCTTCTCCCAATCATCGTCGTTCTCTCGCCGGGATGCGGTAGCATCGAAACAATGCTCGCCGGCGCGCCTCTAAGCTATTGGATCGGTTTCCACGCCCTGGTGCTCGCCCTGCTGGCAATCGATCTCCTCTTCCTGAACCCTAAGAACGAGAAGAGAGCGCAGAAACTTGCGTGGGGATGGACCCTCTTTCTCTTCTGCCTGGCATGCGCTTTCGCGCTCACTCTGGTGCGTGTTGACGGCCACCAGCATGCACTTGAATTCTTCTCCAGCTATCTCATCGAGAGCTCGCTCAGCGTCGACAACCTTTTCGTCTTCCTGCTAATGTTCCGTTCGCTTCAGCTCGATCGCCAACAACAGCACAGCATCCTGCTTTGGGGAGTGGGCGGCGCCATTGTTATGCGCGCTCTTTTTATCGCTGCAGGCGTCACCCTGCTCGCTCATTTCGCCTGGATTGAAGACGTTTTTGGAGTCATTCTGCTCATCGCCGCCGTTCGTCTCATACGCCACCAAGCCAACAATGAGAAGCCCTCGGCAGTGGTGCGATGGATCCAGTCGCAGTCGCTGAAGCGCGCCGCAAAAGCGGCAGAGGGGGAAGGGCGTAAGAACGATGGACCTGCGAAAGGCGGCAGAGGCCGTCCGTCAGCCGGCAACGTTGAAGCGGCCGTCCAGCCCCAGACCACCGCCGCGCCGCTCCGAGCCGCTCAACATCAGGTAACCTTGACCCCGGCTACCTTTGTCATGATCGTTCTCGCCGTCGAGGGAACCGACCTTGTCTTCGCCCTCGACTCGATACCAGCGGTACTGGCCATCACCCGCGATCCATTCATCGCCTACACGTCGAATATCTTCGCCGTACTGGGCCTGCGCTCGCTCTACTTCGCGCTCGCCGGCATGTTGGATCGCTTCCGTCTGCTCCACTACGGACTGGCGGCGATCCTCGGCTTCGTCGCTCTGAAGATGCTGCTGGCCCGCTGGGTGCACGTCAATGTGGTGATATCTCTAGCAGTGATTTTGGGGATACTGGCCATCTTTATCGCCGCCTCTCTACTCGAGGAGAAGAGGCGGAGGGCTCACGCCTAAGCGCGAAAACAGATGCTTTCTGCAAAATCGAAAGCGGGCTGAACTACGCCTCTTTGCCGCATGAGAGACCACAGAAAAATTCCCTGCTAACTTTGCGCCTCGAGAACTGCGACTCCTTGAGTCACGGCCGCGATCTCGCAGAGTTGGTATTGGGACTCAGCTGTTGAGGGTCTCCATCAGCTTGTTGAGCGTTCGGTTTAAGTCCTTGTCGGTGCGCTTCAACTCATCAATCTTGCCGATGGAATGCATGACCGTCGTGTGGTGCTTGCCGCCGAACTGACGCCCGATCTCTGGCAAGGAAGCCTCGGTCATCTGCTTCGCGAGGTACATAGCGATCTGCCGGGGCACGACCACGGAGCGCGAGTTATTCTTCTGCTTCAACTCCGCGACGCGCATGCCGAACTGCTCAGCCACCGAACGCTGGATCGACTCGATGGTGATCTTGCGCACCTGGGTATCGATGAAGGCCTTGAGGCACTGCTGGGTGGTCGGCAGCGTGATCTCCATGCCATTCAAGCCGCACCAGGCAATCAGACGCACCAGGGCGCCCTCGAGCTCGCGCACGTTGGTCCTCACGTTGGAAGCGATGAAGAGGGCGACATCAATCGGCAGCGTAGTCTGCTCGCTCTCCGCCTTCTTCTGTAGAATCGCGACCTTGGTCTCAAGATCTGGCGGCTGAATGTCGGCGATCAGTCCCCATTCGAAGCGGCTCCGTAAACGATCTTCAATCTCCGGCAACTCTTTGGGCGGCCGGTCCGACGCAATGACAATCTGCTTCATGCTCTCGTGC includes these proteins:
- a CDS encoding LacI family DNA-binding transcriptional regulator, producing MSPLKAKSNHVTIVDVATTSGFSPSTVSIVLNEAPLSRYVAAKTKERIRKAAKDLGYRPDAFARSLRNRRSHTVGVLIFDISDPFCTLILQGIERCLDSTAYLPIIMDAHNEKKQFEGYLEMLMERRVEGLIVVANWLFEEGGLLLNLRRNNLPTVVVGRDLSTDLISSVVVDNVAGGYTAMEHLYSLGHRKIAVIRGPEKLGDSNLRWQGIQQFAAEHNYQLDPRRVRLLPEALDPTSGFEGGVAATEDLLRSAADFTALLAFDDLTALGAIRALILSGRSVPGDCSVIGFDDVPPAAFCTPGLTTIRQPMEEMGRIATGWVLRAVQGPDTEDAILPPMQILSPQLLIRESTSRV
- a CDS encoding DUF2203 domain-containing protein, encoding MDEAQALVPVLESLLKRGIDAKQAAEAVGENLQRLSHRIFLSGGMYVDVGKVAQQRTEMDAHIQRAKDAFEEIDAIGVQVKDLDIGLLDFPCKVNEEVVLLCWKMGESKITHWHTMEAGFSGRQPLDDRFEGRSNRPKPEKPN
- a CDS encoding twin-arginine translocase TatA/TatE family subunit encodes the protein MHVGDTIFIFCLALIIFGPKKLPEIGRQIGKLMVEFRRASNEFKMQIEEELRASDEAERQKEITAATTMLPKTATVTPASLLEGAAASQSNGASSAAAQDPVISPPSTGVPVNHTFSPVETTAAESISAEAPDAYPEPADGFNPGLNTASNAELAEVPVASVQPEFPTETFEPAAAATDHPDPEKAQASVHHG
- the tatC gene encoding twin-arginine translocase subunit TatC — encoded protein: MVDLVERARAALTERKDQTELPGMSLIEHLNELRQRLVHSAVALVIGFFIAYAFHEKIFGIMQAPIVEALKKNHLDTQLVIHNPIDGFNMYLKISFTFGAILAAPYVLYQLWLFISPGLYANEKKYVTPFMVATVGLFLCGAFFGYHYVFPGSLGFLFDYSKQFKPLIEISEYTDLFNTVILGLGITFELPILVMFLSLFGIVSPKFLWKNIRYAILIIFIIAAIITPTPDVLTMCVFASPMLVLYLISIGVSFMVHPARRRKRAAEAS
- a CDS encoding M28 family peptidase; translated protein: MTTANPEPQDGRASGRKHEARVPRIGPAEILPSGLACSILATLLIALTTLATAQASHFNGARALEYARELVAFGPRYNASEGLVKAQAWLRKQFAKDDLVEDTFVVDTPAGPQQLHNFVVRFPGKKDGVIVLATHYETNYWLKDTSFVGANDGASTTGLLIEMASHLRATGGKPLDGYSVWLVFFDGEEAVKSWSSSDSLYGSRHLAAKWQNDGTLKKIKAFLLTDMIGDKDLDIARDGNSTPWLEDLVGKAAARQGDQRYFFHHNTAEDDDHIPFAQRGVPVADIIDDDYGPHDAGHPDGYHHTPQDTLDMISAKSLTIDGDVLLDALRALNQR
- a CDS encoding TerC/Alx family metal homeostasis membrane protein; protein product: MLAGAPLSYWIGFHALVLALLAIDLLFLNPKNEKRAQKLAWGWTLFLFCLACAFALTLVRVDGHQHALEFFSSYLIESSLSVDNLFVFLLMFRSLQLDRQQQHSILLWGVGGAIVMRALFIAAGVTLLAHFAWIEDVFGVILLIAAVRLIRHQANNEKPSAVVRWIQSQSLKRAAKAAEGEGRKNDGPAKGGRGRPSAGNVEAAVQPQTTAAPLRAAQHQVTLTPATFVMIVLAVEGTDLVFALDSIPAVLAITRDPFIAYTSNIFAVLGLRSLYFALAGMLDRFRLLHYGLAAILGFVALKMLLARWVHVNVVISLAVILGILAIFIAASLLEEKRRRAHA